A region of the Flavobacteriales bacterium genome:
ATCATTCAATTCATTTACGTTTTCGATAAATTATGAGTTCAACAGAAAATTTAAGTCCGGAAACCGAGGCCCTCATTACAAAGGCTCGTGCATCCAAAGGCATGCTCTATGTGGCTATTGCCAGTATCGTGATGCTGTTTTCTGCTTTTTTAAGCGCATACATTGTATCCAAAGGCGGAATATTCTGGGTTAATATTTCACTGCCCTCTTCGTTTTGGATCTCGACCGCCCTGATTTTATTAAGTTCCGTTACCGTAAATATGGCACTGAGCGCGATTAAAAAGAATAATCAGAAAGCCAGCAATTATCTATTGTTAGTTACATTGTTGTTAGGAGTGTCTTTTGCTGTTTTTCAGTGGTTTGGATGGGGACAAATGATTAAGTCGGGGAACTACTTTGTCAGCAATATCATGGATCCGGAGAAGCCTGGATTTTTTGTTAAAGGCGAATACGGGAAGGATTTTACGTTGACATTTAAAGGTCAGGAATTGTCCTACAAAGAAGGCCGCTTGTTTTTTCCAGATGGAGAAGAATTAAATGCGGTTCAATACGATAATCTGAAACAAC
Encoded here:
- a CDS encoding cytochrome c oxidase subunit 3, producing MSSTENLSPETEALITKARASKGMLYVAIASIVMLFSAFLSAYIVSKGGIFWVNISLPSSFWISTALILLSSVTVNMALSAIKKNNQKASNYLLLVTLLLGVSFAVFQWFGWGQMIKSGNYFVSNIMDPEKPGFFVKGEYGKDFTLTFKGQELSYKEGRLFFPDGEELNAVQYDNLKQQRNTASSYIYVITALHILHVLGGLFYLISVVLAAFRMQFSSDNYLRISLISIYWHFLDALWVILFLFFQFIH